Proteins encoded together in one uncultured Desulfosarcina sp. window:
- a CDS encoding ABC transporter substrate-binding protein, with the protein MKRILFALILCTGLAWNSPLWAETPLTLMLDWFPNVDHLPIYVAREKGFFDEQGLAVEILSPSDTADALKLAAAGKVDLAVSYEPQTVMAAASGIDVRVVGRLIEHPLTTLLYLKSGGFTKPADLNGKTIGYTVPGLMDVLMDAFAKVNGIENYRLVNVGFSIVPALSAGRVDAVMGPFKTYETVTMAAEGLEAGFFELEKWGIPDYDELVFICGAETLAREKKRIAAFVKAVARGIEVIEASPEAALAAYFQAVPDADRKVETAAFDLTRPYYAKGQVCDPDRWQAFADFALKHGLIEKQVNVAPLLTPLAVE; encoded by the coding sequence ATGAAACGCATTCTGTTCGCCCTGATTCTCTGCACCGGTCTGGCCTGGAACAGTCCGCTTTGGGCCGAAACGCCTTTGACCCTCATGCTGGACTGGTTTCCCAATGTGGACCACCTGCCCATTTATGTGGCCCGGGAGAAGGGCTTTTTTGACGAGCAGGGGTTGGCTGTTGAAATTCTCAGCCCGTCGGATACGGCCGACGCCCTGAAACTGGCCGCCGCCGGAAAGGTCGATCTGGCCGTCTCCTACGAACCCCAGACGGTGATGGCCGCGGCCAGCGGAATCGACGTACGCGTCGTGGGCCGGCTGATCGAGCATCCGTTGACCACCCTGCTCTATCTCAAATCCGGCGGTTTCACGAAACCGGCCGACTTGAACGGCAAAACCATCGGATACACGGTTCCCGGCCTGATGGATGTTCTCATGGATGCCTTCGCCAAGGTCAACGGCATCGAAAACTACCGCCTGGTCAACGTGGGATTCTCCATCGTACCGGCCTTGAGTGCCGGACGGGTGGACGCGGTCATGGGGCCGTTCAAGACCTACGAGACGGTGACCATGGCCGCCGAGGGCCTGGAGGCGGGATTCTTCGAGCTGGAGAAATGGGGCATCCCCGACTACGACGAACTGGTCTTTATCTGCGGCGCCGAGACCCTTGCCCGTGAGAAAAAACGGATAGCGGCTTTCGTGAAAGCGGTGGCCCGGGGAATCGAGGTGATCGAGGCATCGCCCGAGGCTGCCCTGGCAGCCTATTTTCAGGCCGTTCCCGATGCCGACCGCAAGGTCGAAACGGCCGCCTTCGACCTGACGCGGCCCTATTATGCCAAGGGGCAGGTGTGCGATCCCGATCGGTGGCAGGCCTTTGCCGATTTCGCCCTCAAGCACGGCCTTATCGAAAAACAGGTGAACGTGGCGCCCCTGCTGACACCTCTGGCTGTGGAGTAA
- a CDS encoding ABC transporter permease yields the protein MKSSWLVPICILTVLFCLWEVGSRISGLPAFILPAPSQILKVSVIHAPQLLPHAGVTLMEIVAGIALALAVAVPLAVIMFARPSLEKALAPFLVASQAIPVFALAPLLVVWLGYGMASKVLMAAVIIFFPITVSLLEGLKSCDHAYRVLFRLMGASFRQTLWRLYWPWALPYFFSGLRVGVSVATIGAIIGEWVGAQQGLGYLMIQSNARLKTDWVFAAILWLSLMGLALWHVVGWLEHRYLSWKAPSDQPSIGETIQ from the coding sequence ATGAAATCGTCATGGCTTGTACCGATCTGCATTTTGACGGTGCTGTTCTGCCTCTGGGAAGTCGGCAGCCGGATCAGCGGCTTGCCCGCTTTCATCCTGCCCGCGCCCAGCCAAATTCTCAAGGTGTCGGTGATTCACGCGCCCCAACTGCTGCCCCACGCAGGCGTCACCCTGATGGAAATTGTCGCGGGCATTGCCCTGGCGCTGGCCGTGGCCGTTCCGCTGGCTGTGATCATGTTCGCCCGGCCCTCCCTGGAAAAAGCCCTGGCCCCATTCCTGGTGGCTTCCCAGGCCATCCCGGTTTTTGCCCTGGCTCCCTTGCTGGTCGTCTGGCTGGGCTACGGCATGGCCAGCAAGGTGCTGATGGCGGCCGTGATCATCTTTTTTCCCATCACGGTCAGCCTGCTGGAAGGATTAAAAAGCTGCGATCACGCCTATCGCGTCCTTTTTCGTCTGATGGGTGCCAGTTTCCGGCAGACCCTTTGGCGGCTCTACTGGCCCTGGGCCCTGCCCTATTTCTTTTCCGGGCTGCGGGTGGGGGTGTCGGTAGCCACCATCGGAGCGATCATCGGCGAGTGGGTCGGCGCCCAGCAGGGTTTGGGATATCTCATGATCCAGTCCAATGCCCGTTTGAAAACCGACTGGGTCTTTGCCGCCATACTCTGGCTGTCCCTGATGGGGCTGGCGCTCTGGCACGTGGTGGGCTGGCTGGAACACCGGTATCTGTCATGGAAAGCCCCATCCGATCAACCATCTATAGGAGAAACGATTCAATGA